A single region of the Candidatus Zixiibacteriota bacterium genome encodes:
- a CDS encoding A/G-specific adenine glycosylase produces MTARMPKPLALQFRLKLLRWYDRTRRDLPWRRTRDPYAVWIAETMLQQTQVATVVPYYERFLRVLPDLAALRRAAPRRVLALWSGLGYYRRAENLCRAAREIGRRFAGKLPSEYAALRSLPGIGDYTAAAIASIAFDRPIPALDGNARRVLGRALQIRGERSLRRAAGRLISRRRPGDFNQALMDLGATICVPSRPRCPACPVSVECRFAAARGRVRPPSRSRCFRHVTWPLAVIRHDGKWLLRRRDRKGILPGLWEFPGGERSGRETVAETLRRHLSGLGGALPSCRRIGAFRHTITDRRIVAPVFLFSAGPSDRLDPPDGRWRWFTPRSLRREAISAMTAKAAALATRYEESAS; encoded by the coding sequence TTGACCGCACGAATGCCGAAGCCGCTGGCCCTCCAGTTTCGCCTGAAGCTCCTGCGATGGTACGATCGAACCCGACGCGACCTTCCGTGGCGCCGCACGCGGGACCCGTACGCCGTCTGGATTGCCGAGACCATGCTGCAGCAAACCCAGGTCGCGACCGTGGTGCCGTATTACGAGCGTTTCCTTCGAGTGCTGCCCGATCTCGCCGCGCTCCGTCGCGCCGCGCCCCGCAGGGTCCTGGCTCTCTGGTCCGGCCTGGGCTATTATCGCCGCGCCGAAAATCTCTGCCGGGCGGCCCGGGAAATCGGCCGCCGCTTTGCGGGAAAGCTGCCTTCCGAATACGCAGCGCTCCGCTCCCTGCCCGGCATCGGCGACTACACGGCGGCCGCGATCGCCAGCATCGCCTTCGACCGCCCGATTCCAGCCCTCGACGGCAACGCCCGGCGCGTCCTCGGGCGGGCGCTGCAAATCCGCGGTGAGCGCTCCTTGCGCCGCGCCGCGGGGCGCCTCATTTCGAGGCGCCGCCCGGGGGATTTCAATCAGGCTCTCATGGACCTGGGCGCGACGATCTGCGTGCCGAGCAGGCCGCGTTGCCCGGCGTGCCCGGTTTCGGTCGAGTGTCGCTTCGCCGCCGCGAGAGGTCGTGTGCGCCCGCCGTCTCGTTCCCGTTGTTTCCGGCACGTCACATGGCCTCTGGCGGTGATCCGGCACGACGGCAAATGGCTTCTCCGGCGGCGCGACCGCAAGGGAATCCTTCCCGGCCTCTGGGAGTTTCCGGGCGGGGAAAGATCGGGTCGCGAAACGGTCGCTGAAACTCTGCGCCGTCATCTCTCCGGCCTCGGAGGAGCCCTGCCTTCGTGCCGCCGAATCGGAGCTTTTCGCCACACGATAACCGATCGGCGCATCGTCGCTCCGGTTTTCCTGTTCTCCGCTGGCCCGTCCGATCGATTGGACCCTCCCGACGGCCGCTGGCGCTGGTTCACGCCGCGAAGCCTGCGGCGGGAGGCGATCTCGGCCATGACCGCGAAGGCCGCGGCTCTTGCGACGCGCTATGAAGAGAGTGCTTCTTAA
- the mtgA gene encoding monofunctional biosynthetic peptidoglycan transglycosylase, translating to MKRVLLKSLLLAAFAALLFYFYASLPDVAPLRRQNPRTTALMELRDREYREKKIHRPRQQIWVPYGAISEHLKKAVLLSEDAAFFSHSGVDLNELREAFKKDWETLSFRRGGSTITMQLARNLYLSPSKNPLRKAREIVIAWRLERALSKRRIFELYLNVVEWGPNVYGAEAAAHRYFGKPASALDEVEGATLAALLPNPREWREKGVLLRRNLILSRMARVGHISEASYAVLKETPLLKKNDGFSPAWPAGTAP from the coding sequence ATGAAGAGAGTGCTTCTTAAGAGCCTGTTGCTCGCGGCCTTTGCCGCGCTCCTGTTTTACTTCTACGCGTCGCTGCCGGACGTAGCGCCGCTTCGGCGGCAAAACCCCCGGACCACGGCGCTCATGGAGCTGCGCGACCGCGAGTACCGTGAAAAGAAAATCCACAGGCCGCGCCAGCAGATCTGGGTGCCGTACGGCGCGATCTCCGAGCACCTGAAAAAAGCCGTGCTGCTCAGTGAGGACGCGGCGTTCTTCAGTCACAGCGGGGTCGACCTCAACGAGCTGCGCGAGGCGTTCAAAAAGGATTGGGAGACGTTGAGCTTCAGGCGGGGCGGGAGCACGATCACCATGCAGCTCGCCCGCAATCTCTATCTCAGCCCGTCGAAAAATCCGCTGCGCAAGGCCAGGGAGATCGTAATCGCCTGGCGGCTCGAGCGCGCGCTTTCCAAACGGCGGATCTTCGAGCTCTATCTCAACGTGGTCGAGTGGGGACCGAACGTTTACGGCGCCGAGGCGGCGGCGCACCGTTATTTCGGCAAACCCGCCTCGGCCCTCGACGAAGTCGAGGGCGCGACGCTGGCGGCGCTCTTGCCGAATCCTCGCGAATGGCGCGAGAAAGGGGTTCTCCTTCGGCGCAACCTCATCTTGAGCCGCATGGCGCGCGTCGGGCACATCAGCGAGGCCAGCTACGCCGTTCTGAAAGAAACGCCGTTACTCAAAAAAAACGACGGCTTCTCGCCCGCTTGGCCCGCCGGCACCGCACCCTGA